ATGAACACGTGAGTAAAGAAACCAATAATCACAGATATGATGAACACTATCCAGCCCTTAGAGGTCAATCTCCACTTGCTCAAGGTATTGTACGCTCGTTGATCTATATTATAGTTCGAAGGAAGATGCAATATTAATATCTCCTTAACTAAAAAATGGAAAATTAGTGCAATAATCACACATAGGGGAATTGCCTGTACTAATAATCCTTTTATAGAATGCCCTATACTTTGATGGGGCTCAAGCATAATAAAATATTCAAAATCAGGTGACATACTTCCCAGAATCAAGCCGGTAGAACTAAAGTATTTTGGTTTCACATTTTTAAAAGGAAGTGCAAAAATAGGATGAGCAAAAGTGAAAGGCATAACAATCTCCTAGTGTTTATTATATTTTTTTAGCAACAAAGGTTATACAATCTGTTGTCAGTTTTACGGGCTGTCCATTTCTATCAATTTGATATTCTAATAATTTTACAAATCGTTGTTTAACTTCCCATCCAGTGTACTGCTGAACTAATAAATCCATCATTCTTTCTGTAGATATATTCACTTCGAATATCGGGTCTAGTTCTTGTCCATTTTCAAGGTTTACCTCTTGTATGTTCGATCCGATAATAATGCAATTGATTCCATTTCTTTTAGTTCCAATAATCATTTCGTTAAGCTTACTTTCCAGAGCTTTTTCCGAACTTATATGTTCCAAGGCAGATACAGCTAAGATAATGTCATATTCCTCTTGATCGATAATGAAATATTCAATGTCAGATAGTCTTGTTACAATAAATGGTTCAACTCCAAATTTTCGACTATAACCTTCCAATTTTTCTATGGCCGACTCCAATAAATCAACACAAACTATCTTCCCATTTCTATTTTTCATGAATTCCGCTATGGCGATACTATTTCTACCAATCCCAGCTCCTAAATCTAATACACTTAAGTATTCTTGATCTCTGTATTCTTCTAATAGATCGATTACCGTCTTTACGGGTCTATGTAGCCAGGAACCTGGCTCGAACAAATTATAACTATCGTAACACAAGTCATGATATCTCTTCTCTTCAGTTCTTATATTCGCTATTCTGTCCATATCACACCTCGAGCTTTCCTTATTACATATTTTCAACTAAGCATTGTGCGGCGTTCAAATAAAACCTAAAATACTACATATATAGGTTTTTTTTGATATCACACTATGAACCCCCTATGATAATGAAGGAGATGGTTAACGTAAAGCCTACTCATCTACCACATCATAGCTATATCCACGCGACGGAGCTAGCTATTCAATACATGAAGGAGCATCTTGATGAAGAAGTAACCTCAGAGCAACTC
This Paenibacillus sp. FSL R5-0345 DNA region includes the following protein-coding sequences:
- a CDS encoding class I SAM-dependent methyltransferase, with protein sequence MDRIANIRTEEKRYHDLCYDSYNLFEPGSWLHRPVKTVIDLLEEYRDQEYLSVLDLGAGIGRNSIAIAEFMKNRNGKIVCVDLLESAIEKLEGYSRKFGVEPFIVTRLSDIEYFIIDQEEYDIILAVSALEHISSEKALESKLNEMIIGTKRNGINCIIIGSNIQEVNLENGQELDPIFEVNISTERMMDLLVQQYTGWEVKQRFVKLLEYQIDRNGQPVKLTTDCITFVAKKI